One Nonomuraea angiospora DNA segment encodes these proteins:
- a CDS encoding TetR/AcrR family transcriptional regulator — protein MGAVTRERTDAARNRAKILAAAEGIVAARGVQGLQMADVAAAAGVGVGTLYRRFGDRSGLAYALIDRREREFQAAFIEGPPPLGPGAEPAARAKAFLRALADRTVEQLDLLLMAETASPLARFGGAYDAYHGHLSMLIGRLRPGADAHCLADALLAPLAAPLLAHRLGETGIERVKSALDDLLDGLAG, from the coding sequence ATGGGAGCCGTGACACGCGAGCGCACCGACGCGGCCCGCAATCGCGCGAAGATCCTCGCCGCCGCCGAGGGCATCGTGGCCGCCCGCGGCGTGCAGGGCCTGCAGATGGCGGACGTGGCCGCGGCCGCCGGGGTCGGCGTCGGCACGCTCTACCGGCGCTTCGGCGACCGCTCCGGGCTGGCGTACGCGCTGATCGACCGGCGGGAGCGCGAGTTCCAGGCGGCGTTCATCGAGGGGCCGCCGCCGCTCGGCCCCGGCGCGGAGCCGGCCGCGCGGGCCAAGGCGTTCCTGCGGGCGCTGGCGGACCGGACGGTCGAGCAGCTCGACCTGCTGCTCATGGCCGAGACGGCGAGCCCGCTGGCCCGCTTCGGCGGCGCGTACGACGCCTACCACGGCCACCTGTCCATGCTGATCGGCCGGCTCCGCCCCGGCGCGGACGCCCACTGCCTCGCCGACGCCCTCCTCGCGCCCCTGGCCGCCCCGCTGCTGGCCCACCGGCTCGGGGAGACGGGCATAGAACGGGTGAAGTCCGCCCTGGACGACCTCCTGGACGGCCTCGCCGGCTGA